The window TATATAGAAGTTAACCACTcattattttacttttaatatcGCTCATATCGTAGGTGCATGATATACACGTAAATACCTACAATAGGTAAAAATAATTTTACCacaagtttgaatttttagtgCGTTTAAATGCTCAAAATTAATATTATGTTAGACAccctttatttttaaaagaaaatggaTGTGCTATTCTAATTCAAGTAGGATATGTGTAGTTTAAATCAAAAAGGATTTCCATCATTGAGTAATTTAATTACAATTAGatccttaaattatacaaatatttaagggcataaaagtcgatcaatatttcAAGAATATTTTAGTTGTTCAACATTTAAcataaattattcgtgcttttataataatatggATATAGATATAGACAACAACTAGGATTTTGGCAATATCGTTTCCCATATTTTTCAGTTAAGTGGACTGATGGGAAACCATAGCATATTACTACTATTAATAAGAGGGAATGAGAGGAGCTTCCGGTCAATGTGAATTGACATCAAAACCAATTCACTTCAGTCCCTAAAAGGCACTTTTACTGAGGGGCAGTTTTGTCATTTCATATGCACATATGTCCTGTCATTTCCTAAAAGGCCACCGCCTGCTATGTTTGACTTCTACTGATGTTTTTGGTGATtgtgtctttttgtttctttctgttTCCTTCTTCCATTTTCTTAGTTTTCAGTTAACTGAAGCTTGGAGTTTCATGACTATGCTACAAACAGACTTTGACCTGAGTGATGCAAACAATCTCGAAATTCCAAAGTTCATCAATTTAAGTAAGTAGAACACCATGATATTTATAATTATCGCTAATCAGCCATAGAGTTATTTAAATTCTACATTGATCCAGATTTTGATAAATTCACTCTTCCCaactttccaacttaaaatttattcCATGCTCGAACTTCAAATTTGCACAATTTCACATTTAATAAGCATTCCCAAATATCTTATTTAATATTTCATTTATAATAATAgattaattatttcataatattttattAGCTTCTCTATTTCAACATATTAATCAACTTCTGATGTATTGGAGAAGGGGGAAAAAGGCAATCTTTTTGTAAGGAAGATGGGGTTGTTGGAGGAGAGAAAAGTATTAGGTGAAAGACATagcaatgaaaaggaaaaaaaccttggagttttattttaaaactaaatgacATTGATATAGACATTAAGAGATTAAATCTTTTGAGATGGTTTAAGATAATGATGGTGATGGATGGACGAAGTATCCTACATTCTTTGTTAAACGACAACAACATGACATGTGCTTTTCTGCGAATTAGACAAGTATAAGGTGCTTTTTCTTCCCTTATGGATTGGATTTTGAAGAAATACACaaacatttttccttctttttggcTAACATATAGAGTAactttgtgatgacccaaaatgtcatctttaaattaaataattatttcgatattttaagaccttgaaaagcggtatcaataattcctcgaattgcgtgcgcagtccatataatttttcggaaggtttttatgtgaaaaatggattaaattatgatttagagccttaaaactcaactgagttgacttcggtcaatattttgagcaaacgaacccggatccaaGTTTTGACTATttcggtagttccgtatcgtgatttgggacttggatatatgcccgaaatcgaattcggaggccTCTAGCTCAAATTATCACCATTTAatggaatctagaaatctaagacTAAAGATTTCTTatgtttgaccggagatttgacttttgagcaaacgaccccggaatgaaattttgatgattccaatagtttcgtatgttttttttggacttaggagcatgttcagatttggatttggaagtccgtaggacaatttgacgcattttggcgaaagttaaaaaatagaagatttttggaaagtttgaccgagagttgactttttgatatcgtggtcggaatTTGATTATGAAATATGTTATTTATgaattatgtgcaaaatttgaagtcattccgggttgatttgatatgtttcggcacaaaaagtagaagttgaaagatttgaaaactcataattcaattcaatgcacgattcgtaatttcggcgttgtttgacgtggtttgaagcctcgattaagttcgtattgtattttggggcattttggtataattggttatggtcccgagagcctcaggtggatttcagaaggttaacgggatggatttcggacaaaaaaATAAGTTGCTGaaattttctgctgcagaagctttGGACAGCACTGTGCAATCGTGGAGCCTACTTTGGAAGCTTGTATCTCGAAATCCAAGGAATATGAAAAtttacaaaacatgaaagttgtagcccttgcatcctagtttccaaaaagttaaattattaatcatttggacatttatacagaaagttatgatcgatttacTGAAGGCTGGTCaagttgtttttaaaattttccagaaatttctgatgcgagtAGGctactttgggagcttatatctcgctaTTTATAAGAAACTGGGTGATGAGCAACACATCAAAGTTGTAGCTCTTGGTGTCTAGTTTCGAGAAAGTTAAACCGTTGATCATTTgaatatttgtacagaaagttatgatcgatttacTGAAGGCTGGTAATGCTATTTTTTTTCTGAGACAGAAGCGAAATCGCATGTAtcaaatgcgatttataagtctcAATTGACAAATGCAACTTGCCTAGATAGATTCTTAAATACAAgaattagccatttttactcatttttgagttttgagtctcggatttaggcgattccaaagggagttttcacgatttcgacttgggtaagtgttctatatccgaaaatgattacatttcataaatccatgtccaTATTCATCAATTATTTCTGATTTAGGTGtaagaaattgggatttttgtaaaatcttaaAATAcgaattttcaagatttgaacatcgatcagaatcgaatttgagtaaaattagtatagttggactcgtaattgaatggattattgtattttgtgagttttgtcgtaTTTAGAGACGTGTggcccacgggcaaattttgggttcatttcggagtttgttggaaaattagtattttcatatggaattaattcctataattagtattgactgaattgaattaactgtggctagattcggatcgattggaggccgattcgaggggaaaaagcatttcggagtaggattttgctcggattgaggtaagtaatgattgtaaatgttgttctgagggtatgaaacctcggatttcacatcgttgtgctactttgaggtgacacacacgctagatgacgagcgtgaggtcgtgcaccgttggggattgtgacttagtctgtcccgtaTGAGTGTtaaaccgcgtatttgattgaaaaatgtttgatatcattgtgttttggaaagtattatcatgttttgggctgaatgccatatttaggccttgtgccaactgttttggacccttaggaaatttttactactattcctcactattttgacttcatatttgtactcagtcatgttgtattctactattttcataactcagccatatttactccgttttgatattttaaatgatattttgggctgagcatcatgttttactgttgcccgagtggtatgagagatttctgactgagtgaggccgagggcctgtgttgtgaggatactatgggatcgaaCTGTGCATCGTAGCAGTGttatactgattcatgattttgaggtcgagggcctgatttgttacgccacgaggtggcttgttgatatgaggccgagagcctatttgattatgccacgagatggcttgttattgcgcttgggccgtaaggggcccctctaggagtctgtacacccccaatgagtgcgagtacccagtgtgagtgatatgatgtagcctgaggggctgttgttgtttcatattgttgcccgaggggctattcttgatccatgttttgcccgaggggcgattcttgattcatgttatgcccgaggggctgattatgagtgattgtgaggtagcccgatgggctggttctgttgatattatgcctgagagacggtttatggtacatgttttgcccgaggggctgtttacatttctatcatttttactcactattttatcactcgtttgaaactatgaaagttgttttaaaaagttttactgaaactgagcttgatttacgaagtaaatggtTTCTGTactgtttttgaaaaatatacgGTATTTGTTATAGTGTTATGACATAaaattatgtgttttcttactgctcagtctttatttactcttattacttactgggttggagtactcacattactccttgcacctcgcgtatagattcaggtatttcggaacccagtagcgggtgttgattgcttagaGGCGGAGTcgtcggagttagcaaggtggctgcacgacgttcgcagcattgctttccttcctctcattttcattactgtatttagtacatttttagactcttgttatattcagaccttggtagatgctcatgactagtgacaccccgataccgggcttgtgtaattattccgcacttttcttttaaatttcttTATGAGATAttggtttataaatggtataaaaataacttttattgaaaaatggttgattcgggagttgtgtcagctggcctagtttcacgataggcgccatcacgaccgagtcggTTTTCGGGTCGAGACAAACTTACAAGATTTAAGAGTTAACTTGGTCAGAATCGTCGTGCAATGGTTTGTATCTGTATTTCTAAGTAATTGTTTGATGCCTACTTTTAAGTGGTAACTGTTGAAGAAGCACGAAAGTTGTGTATGATTTTGTTACTCAATAGACTGTATACTACTTTGTTTACTAAATTGAAGCTAGGCCTACTGTTATGCAAATCGGAAAAACACTGGATAACTGGACTTTTTATACAAAATATTGAACCTAATTCAAGTCATTTTTAAACTTTCCTTAGATAAACAGTCGTACATATACGTCCAATATATTTAGTTTCAAGGATTAATAATTAGTAGAACGGCTGCATCAGTGAGCCATAAATTAGTAATTACAGTATGAAATGACAGGGACTATGATGGGTATTaaaatcattctttcaaataagGCCTTTCACAATACAGAGTTCTTTGActtcaattaatttatttttaatattacgTGATTATTCAATATTAATCAAACTGCCCAGATTATAATATTATGAGCGATTAGTTATTGAGAGACACCTAGATTACCTCCGTCTAGAATTGAAGCTCTAGCTGATTATATGCATTTAAAGGGTAAAAGCTTAGTGTACGTTCTGATATTTGGTTggaaaaatccccaataatttATATGATTATCTTTGAACTATGTCAAGATCGGCTGAAATACATGTTCTTATATGAGGTAAAGTGTTTGCACTTTTTTCTATTTGTCATAATGAGGTAGTTTTGTTCACGTTGGGCCCGGGCTACCCtttactagtatatatatatatatatatatatattatagtatacatattttatatatttgattATTGTATGTAATATTTATGACGCCCCGTAAAAAATAACTTTTCTTCCTCTCATGTAAATCCTTTTTCCTTGGGACATTTGCATCTATATCCGCTTTTTGTATCACAttttaatttgtacccactttgcaaaaaaattgcaagcgtacccgctttttcgcataacttcagcacacagggctgaagtagcaaaaacaatcacacaaaacttcagcattctagtagccgggcctgaagtttagctctagagctgaagtttttgtgttgtaactggaaaACTTCAGCTGTAGAggtgaagtttttgtgttgtaactggaaacttcagttctagagctgaagtttttgtgttgtaactggaaaacttcagctctagagctgaaatttttgtgttataactgggaaacttcaactctagagttgaagaagtagcaaaggcaatcacgcaaaacttcagcattctagtagctggATCTGAAGTTtggctctagagttgaagtttttgttttgtaactagcgaacttcagctcgtttttgtgttgtaactggaaacttcagctctagagctgaagtttttgtgttgtaactagaaacttcagctctagctgaagtttttgtgtttaaCTGGGAAACTTCAACGCTGAAGACATATGTTGGAGAGATGTATACTCAGAATCTCAATAGTTTTTGCTACTTCTCTAATTATAAGATTATATGATAGCGACATAGAGAAACTATTCAATCCTGGGTAAGAAATTAACTGAAAGCTGAAGTTTGACTTTGTGCAGATATTTTGTTCTCTTTATTTTGTAAGTTTTGCGTTGGAACTACTCCGACAGATTCGATTACGCATAAAATGCATATGCAATTTTACAACACTTGGATGGTAAAATATTAGTAGAAACATGACATGACATGACACAGAGGTATACTATTTAACCCCGGGACAGAAATTAACTGAATCTGAAAGTTTGaccattttaatattttattatctcaTCAAATTGTTTATCGATCTGGCTTTGTTCAGAAATCCTTAGTATATTTGCTTTAGCTTCATTAATCAAAGAGAGCAATGTTGAAGTCATCGttgtagaagaaaaaaaaatgaagaaggagaaggaaaagagaaagagagctgaagttatttaaaaagtgtgtacaaattaaaaaattttaaaaaagtaagTATAAGTTAAATAGGGCGACAAAATAAGGcgttcaattttttttcttttccctcgAACCATAAACCACACGACGCGGAAAAAGGAAAAACCCCAAAACACAAAACCCTGATTAACCTCTAAAACCTCAGGACTTTCGCACACTCCCACTACTTCCACCTTTCTTTCTCCGGCCGCTCTGCAAGTGAGGACGGTGGTGGTATTCAAAGATGGAGTACGTTAATCCGGAAGGTCTTCGCTTAGATGGTCGCCGTCCCATGGAGGTTTCTCTCTTTACACTTACACCTCTATTCGCTCACATAATTTCCGTCTTTTTGATTTTAACTTCATTGCCTTTTTGTTTTGACTCGTTATGTACCTCTATGTGGAAATTTTACTTTCAGATGAGACAAATTCGTGCTGAAATAGGGGTTGTCTCAAGAGCTGATGGGTAACCGCTAACACTTCTTTCTATCACCATTAATGTTTATAGGTTAAATGTAACCACTGTTTTTGACTTGAACCATGATACATATGCAAataacaaacaaagaaaaaaatactttgaaagtgtatatatataataaaccgTGAGTAATTTATTCGGTCTTTGTACCCAAAACATTAGATGCATGACATGTGTATTTTACATCAAATTCTATCCGGTGTTTGGTGCAAACATGGGTAGGTTTTTTCTGAACATTTTGAATCCTCTTTTGATGCTGCATCTTTTTGTATTTGAAACTGAATTTGTTTAATCCGATTATTTGCAGCTCTGCTTCTTTTGAAATGGGTAATACCAAAGTCATTGCTGCAGTTTATGGTCCTAGGGAGGTAAAATTCGTGTCACACTCAATCTGCCGATTCTACCCTTATTTGGATTGTGAATCAAATAaaattgttgtttcttgttgttTGCATTAATGGCAAGGAGAAGTAATGGTTATGGCCTTTGAACTGAAAAATAAAGGTGGAGGGAACTCGATCATGTAAGGTAGCAGTTTATATGACATTGTCTTACACGGTGGAGGGAATGTGGCTTGGTAAAACAAGAAATTTTTGATGGGTTGATCTGCTGACTTTTCAAATGTGGGGTGGCGGAAGAGAGGAATAGATAAATCTTTTGTGTGGATAATGTTATGGACCGTTCGGTAGCTTAGTCTTTGCAGTAATTTTACTAAGAAACCTGGTTAAACGGTTCTTCATTGATAGGCATGAAAATGGCTAGGGTAGGGTGGGTTTGGAGCAGAGAAGCATTACCCCCACCAAATTTCTGCTCCATCGCAATAAACATCCCCAAAGGAAACGGAGGAAGAATGTACAATGGATGTTTTATATTGTTTAGAAGTCAAGAAAAACATCACATTGAGATGCAAACTGGATAGATATCCATATGCTGGTGTTTATGCACATCTACGAAAATATCTAATCACAACCACTGTGATCAGTGATAACAATGATCTTAGTTTTGCTCTGTAAAAGGTTCATTCAGTTGACTCTAATGTTAGTTTCATTATTCAGGTCCAGAACAGGAGCCAACAGATCAATGACCAGGCGCTGGTAAATTACCTTTCATGATGAATTATTAGAGTGTAAGATGTATCACCTTAAAAAGTGAGATGATATGATCTTTTCATTGGCTCTCTTTTAGGTACGATGCGAATATAGCATGGCTAATTTCAGCACTGGTGATCGCCGAAGAAAAAATAAGGGTGACAGGTGATTCTATGTTATGTTATAAGTCCTTCCTTCCGCTTTTTATGTGTTTTCATCCATACGATTATATCATCTGCTCTGCTGTCAGTTCCATTATAGAAAAAAATTTGATGCATGCTTGAAAATTTAATGGACAATATCGTATAAAACTGGTGGCAGAAGAACAGTTATCCCGGCTCTGGACTGAAGTACAAAAGATGGAAGGCATGATAGAGTATTAATGGTTATTGGATGGATAAGAAAAATTATACTATAGCCAAATGGAAGACTTTCGGACTGTTCAGGCACTGGTCCAGCCATGAAAGGGGTTGCTAGGATACTAGGATAGCAACTGTAGTCATAGTAGAAAAAGAAGCAAAGTTCTAGGAATACTTATAGTTCCCAAAGAATAACCCTTTATCATAAGACTGCAAAAGGCAGCAAAAAAACAAATTTTACACAGACAATGTAAATAATATCTAAAAATTTTAGTACGTGAAGTCTTAGCTTATTATCTATGATTACCCACAATTAACTAAGAAGCAGAGTTTATTCGATCTGTGTGACTTATGGTTATATGATGACATTTTGATGATAGCTTTGTTTTTTATTTGTAGGAGATCCACAGAGATATCTCTTGTTATTCGCCAGACAATGGAAGCTTGCATATTGACACACTTAATGCCTCGATCTCAGGTTCAAGTCCTCTTAACATCATTAACTTGAATAAGTAATGGAGGCTGACCTCCATTTACAATTTCTTGATATTTTACTTTTCAGATAGACATTTTTGTCCAAGTTCTCCAAGCAGATGGAGGTAAGCAGAACACCTTAGAGGGTTGTGTTAAATTAAATTTCAGTGACATATTGTTTTTGTCCAGAATCAATCAGAATAGGTATTTAGTTGTCTGGTGCCACGTGCAGCCCATATAATGCAGTTCGTCTATTTTGTTTGCCCTCTAGAAGTTTAGTCCAACTAAGTTTAGTGCATTATTTAGGTACAAGATCAGCATGCATAAATGCTGCCACGCTGGCACTAGCTGATGCTGGGATTCCCATGCGTGATCTTGTCACATCGTGCAGTGCTGGATACCTGAACAGCACGCCTCTTCTTGGTAAATTAATTCTGAAATTTTTAGTTGATTTTCCGGTTCTTTATTTCTAACTGATTTTCAGTCTTTTCCAGTATTGATATGTGAATGATCTAGTTGAGATTACTTGTCAAACAGATCTAAACTACTTGGAAGACAGTGCTGGAGGCCCTGATGTCACCGTAGGAATTTTACCTAAGTTGGACAAAGTGACCCTTCTGCAGGTTTGTTAACTCCTTATTGGCAGTAGCGATTGAAATAAGGTATCCAAAGTACATTCTTTTTCTCCTGGCGAATCAATGAATAACCTTCTTGGTGCAGATggatgctaaactacccatagatacTTTTGAAACTGTCATGCAATTAGCAGTTGAAGGCTGCAAAGCAGTGGAAAGCTATATCCGGGAAGTAAGACTGATAACTCATTGCGTTCTTCCTGGCTTCATATAATTGTTCCGATGAAAGCTTCTACATCAGCATCTCCTATTGCTCGTTTTTCAGATATTATTGGAAAACACCAACAAGTTGGAGATTCG of the Nicotiana tabacum cultivar K326 chromosome 7, ASM71507v2, whole genome shotgun sequence genome contains:
- the LOC107819315 gene encoding exosome complex component RRP41 homolog, which translates into the protein MEYVNPEGLRLDGRRPMEMRQIRAEIGVVSRADGSASFEMGNTKVIAAVYGPREVQNRSQQINDQALVRCEYSMANFSTGDRRRKNKGDRRSTEISLVIRQTMEACILTHLMPRSQIDIFVQVLQADGGTRSACINAATLALADAGIPMRDLVTSCSAGYLNSTPLLDLNYLEDSAGGPDVTVGILPKLDKVTLLQMDAKLPIDTFETVMQLAVEGCKAVESYIREILLENTNKLEIRRGV